Proteins encoded in a region of the Sparus aurata chromosome 6, fSpaAur1.1, whole genome shotgun sequence genome:
- the LOC115582637 gene encoding glutamic acid-rich protein → MARRKSKKPQQDDTSILLDQPVPLSKRRINSYTSSALVFIVIFTVGVSIMGWFCAQQQQSLDQLTASFTTMERKITSLQQVMHMTDEQLDDDFSVEERISALEEAQQQAQERAQVAMATSENANGYSQLLALHDEMDTRLAEIKQVSLSVATLQAMFKNQSEEFEAVKESVVAGLSSSSALAENVAGLSHAVASAYAKADEQVASVEALNALLEGQTSELNEMKESMHLHNDALSTNNQEMAAIKELLETKQAKRAQALENMLSSVQMTLDEQFSTSQTLHSSVMAQLQTFHSQLATAPLSMKAKSNEEAPAEERLVSISAQNVTEGQEKLEDVEEKTAQQDAEDEPEEEAEEEEEEEEEAMEEEQQLEQEVEGDVTDEEADENTEDENEIIEEEDEEEEITEEEEEITLEEQEDTEITGHSEEQEVTEETDEEEIAGDTVDYDVLDDSLEEEASEEDEESWEDAEEESAELKSEVFMDENEEDE, encoded by the exons atgGCCAGGCGCAAGTCAAAGAAGCCCCAACAAGATGACACCTCCATTTTGTTGGACCAACCGGTACCACTGTCCAAGAGGAGGATAAACTCCTACACTTCTTCAGCTTTGGTGTTCATCGTTATCTTCACAGTCGGGGTCTCCATAATGGGCTGGTTTTGTGCACAACAGCAGCAAAGCCTCGACCAACTGACAGCGTCGTTCACGACAATGGAGAGGAAGATCACCAGCCTCCAGCAGGTGATGCACATGACGGACGAACAG CTTGATGATGATTTCAGTGTGGAAGAGAGGATCTCTGCCCTGGAGGAGGCCCAGCAGCAGGCTCAGGAGAGAGCTCAGGTTGCCATGGCCACATCAGAGAACGCCAACGGTTACTCGCAGCTTTTGGCCCTCCACGATGAGATGGACACACGATTGGCCGAGATAAAGCAGGTCTCCCTGTCCGTCGCGACACTCCAGGCCATGTTCAAGAATCAGAGTGAAGAGTTTGAGGCCGTGAAGGAGAGCGTGGTGGCCGGTTTGAGCTCCAGCTCGGCGCTGGCTGAAAATGTGGCCGGGCTGAGCCATGCTGTGGCCAGTGCGTACGCTAAGGCCGACGAGCAGGTTGCGTCAGTGGAGGCTCTCAATGCGCTGTTGGAGGGACAAACCTCAGAGCTGAATGAGATGAAAGAGTCAATGCACCTTCATAACGATGCACTTTCTACAAACAACCAGGAGATGGCTGCAATAAA ggagcTTCTGGAGACTAAGCAGGCCAAGCGTGCCCAGGCTTTAGAAAATATGCTCAGTTCAGTGCAGATGACTCTGGATGAGCAGTTTTCCACTTCACAGACCCTCCACAGCAGCGTCATGGCTCAGCTGCAGACTTTTCACTCCCAG TTGGCGACTGCTCCTCTGTCAATGAAAGCAAAGTCAAATGAGGAGGCCCCAGCAGAAGAAAGGCTCGTCTCCATTTCAGCACAGAATGTCACTGAGGGGCAGGAGAAGCTAGAAGATGTTGAGGAAAAGACTGCGCAGCAAGATGCTGAAGATGAACcggaagaggaggcagaggaggaggaggaggaggaggaggaggccatggaggaggaacAGCAactggaacaggaagtggagggcGATGTTACAGATGAGGAGGCAGATGAAAATACAgaggatgaaaatgaaattatagaagaggaagacgaggaggaggaaattacagaagaggaagaagaaattaCACTAGAAGAGCAAGAAGACACGGAAATTACAGGACATAGTGAGGAGCAGGAGGTTACTGAGGAGACAGACGAAGAGGAGATCGCAGGAGACACTGTGGACTATGACGTTTTGGACGATTCTTTAGAAGAGGAGGCATCCGAAGAAGATGAGGAGAGCTGGGAGGATGCAGAGGAAGAGTCAGCTGAATTAAAAAGTGAGGTTTTCATGGACGAAAATGAGGAGGACGAGTAG